The DNA region CCCGTTCCGATCGGTCCGGAGTTCGATCTCCACTCGTTCGCGCCGCGCGACATCCCGGACGTGGTCGACGCCTACCTGCAGGAAGCGCATGCCCTCGGCCTGCGTGAGGTGCGCCTCGTCCACGGGCGCGGCATCGGCGTGCAGCGGGCGCGCGTGCAGCAGGTGCTGCACGCGCATCCGCTCGTTTCGTCGTATCGCGACGACCCGCGCGCCCACCTCGGCGCGACGCTGGCAACGTTGAGGGACTGAACGGGGTCGGAGCGCCCTCGCTCAGTTC from Luteitalea sp. TBR-22 includes:
- a CDS encoding Smr/MutS family protein; this translates as MSDPHPVPIGPEFDLHSFAPRDIPDVVDAYLQEAHALGLREVRLVHGRGIGVQRARVQQVLHAHPLVSSYRDDPRAHLGATLATLRD